A portion of the Edaphobacter lichenicola genome contains these proteins:
- a CDS encoding PAS domain S-box protein — protein sequence MNALESLPSGFVVIAENGTFLHANEKFLAMVGRGRGELTALNLDDLLTRGSVIFYETQFLPSLRLRGSLDEIVLTIRRPDGSQVPVFVNAAVHTDESSKLTRFHLSVFGAGQRRLYESELLRARREFEEVAEIVRRSADGIIRLSTRGQVESWNNGAEQIFGYTAVEGKGRTLQSLFIPDAMGDTEERLRRGEEVHRETLALHRSGRSIDVSVSLTPHMEAPGTLVGFSAIIRDTTDRKRAEKALLQSEKLASAGRLASSIAHEINNPLESVTNLLYILSSRVDDPETLQYVMTAQEELARVSHIATHTLRFHKQSSNRTEVDLQALADSVLSLYRGRLQNSGIVATIDCQTSPPLLCFEGELRQVLVNLVANAYDAMRHGGKLVIRAHRSRNRKIGSQGVRLLVADNGTGMDSDVQAQLFEPFFSTKGIGGTGLGLWITKDLIAKSGGTIAVRSTTRAGRSGTVISLFFSN from the coding sequence GTGAACGCATTAGAGTCGCTCCCCAGCGGTTTCGTTGTAATCGCGGAAAATGGGACATTTCTCCACGCTAATGAGAAGTTTCTCGCAATGGTTGGCCGGGGTCGCGGTGAACTAACGGCACTGAACCTCGACGATCTGCTCACCCGTGGGAGCGTTATTTTCTACGAGACGCAATTCCTGCCGAGCCTTCGATTGCGTGGCTCCCTTGATGAGATTGTTTTGACCATCCGGCGGCCTGACGGCAGTCAAGTCCCCGTCTTCGTAAACGCCGCCGTTCATACGGATGAGAGCAGCAAGCTTACACGCTTTCACCTAAGTGTCTTCGGCGCGGGGCAGCGAAGGCTCTACGAGTCTGAACTTCTGAGGGCGAGGCGCGAATTCGAGGAGGTTGCCGAAATCGTGCGCCGATCCGCGGACGGCATCATTCGATTGAGTACACGCGGCCAGGTCGAGAGCTGGAATAACGGCGCGGAGCAGATCTTCGGATATACGGCGGTGGAGGGTAAGGGGCGAACGCTGCAATCGCTTTTTATACCTGATGCAATGGGAGACACAGAAGAGAGACTCCGACGTGGCGAGGAAGTCCACCGCGAAACCCTCGCCCTCCATCGATCGGGCCGCTCTATTGACGTCTCGGTGAGCCTGACGCCGCACATGGAAGCTCCCGGGACGCTCGTCGGCTTTTCAGCCATTATCCGCGATACAACCGACCGCAAGCGGGCGGAAAAAGCTTTACTTCAAAGCGAAAAGCTCGCTTCTGCTGGACGGCTGGCCAGCTCCATCGCACACGAGATCAACAACCCGCTTGAGTCCGTAACGAACCTTCTCTACATTCTGAGTTCTCGCGTCGATGATCCGGAGACACTACAGTACGTTATGACTGCGCAGGAGGAACTCGCACGCGTCTCCCACATCGCAACACACACTCTGCGGTTTCATAAGCAAAGTTCCAATCGAACGGAAGTCGACCTTCAGGCACTCGCTGATTCGGTGCTGTCTCTCTATCGTGGAAGGTTGCAAAACTCAGGCATTGTCGCGACAATCGATTGCCAAACGAGCCCTCCCCTCCTATGTTTTGAAGGGGAGCTGAGACAAGTGCTAGTGAATCTTGTGGCCAATGCGTACGACGCCATGCGCCATGGGGGAAAGCTAGTGATCCGCGCCCACAGGAGCCGAAACCGCAAGATTGGGTCGCAAGGAGTTCGGCTGCTTGTCGCAGACAATGGGACCGGGATGGATTCGGATGTGCAGGCACAGCTTTTTGAACCGTTCTTTTCGACAAAAGGCATCGGAGGTACGGGTCTTGGCCTCTGGATCACCAAAGACCTGATAGCAAAAAGTGGTGGAACTATCGCGGTGCGAAGCACGACTCGTGCGGGAAGATCGGGAACAGTAATCAGCCTATTCTTCTCCAATTGA
- a CDS encoding alpha/beta fold hydrolase has translation MPSFTDDFKVVLFDYVGSGLSDAAAFDRTRYSTLRGYAQDVIEIIEELNLHNVHFVGHSVSSMIGALAAIEQPEYFASLTMIGPSPCYINSGDYKGGMERGDVEDLLEALESNHVAWSATMAPVIMGNPETPELADELQASFCKMNPFLANHFARVTFLSDNRSDLVKVRTNTLIVQCRKDAIAGTSVGEYVHKCLPTSEFVIIDATGHCPHMSAPKEVVKALQNFLHEKPFPLLA, from the coding sequence GTGCCTTCTTTCACGGATGACTTCAAGGTGGTCCTCTTCGACTATGTCGGCTCGGGACTATCCGACGCAGCCGCCTTCGATAGGACTCGCTATAGTACCCTGCGGGGGTACGCTCAAGACGTGATAGAGATCATCGAAGAACTCAATTTGCACAATGTTCACTTCGTCGGCCATTCTGTCAGCTCGATGATCGGTGCGCTCGCCGCGATTGAACAACCTGAATATTTCGCAAGTCTCACTATGATCGGTCCGTCGCCTTGCTATATAAATTCTGGCGACTACAAAGGTGGCATGGAACGCGGTGACGTCGAAGATTTGCTCGAGGCGCTTGAGAGCAACCATGTCGCTTGGTCCGCCACGATGGCGCCAGTAATTATGGGCAACCCCGAGACGCCAGAACTTGCCGATGAACTGCAAGCAAGCTTTTGTAAGATGAACCCTTTCCTTGCGAACCACTTCGCAAGGGTGACCTTCTTGTCCGACAATAGGTCCGATCTCGTGAAAGTCAGAACGAACACTTTGATCGTGCAGTGTAGAAAAGATGCGATCGCTGGCACAAGCGTGGGAGAATATGTTCACAAGTGCCTTCCGACGAGCGAATTCGTAATAATCGACGCGACGGGACACTGTCCACACATGAGCGCTCCGAAAGAAGTGGTCAAAGCTCTGCAGAACTTTCTGCACGAGAAACCCTTCCCATTATTGGCCTAG
- a CDS encoding GAF domain-containing protein translates to MIAAIFWTLLWGLPGLLLSTPLTVCLVVMGRQVPQLQFLDVLFGEERIPPPSERFYQRILSSNTHEAKALLDHVLTTTPRAEVYDIVIIPALTMIEEARYAEEITATRAEEMLQEIEELVENVYNLSQTLASPSRVTEKTVVCIPARDLADEVACQLALQVLEDTASATVMSADYNTSDVQQTLAELESNVVCVIGVPPRAVRHLRMRCHQIRLRFLRAVVVACVLSSDDVLSNLRSRIPTEDAQHVVSSLQLLNEYLSSLLYPSEAQIETEGPVDAVLGETVQEMERIDLFDGPEEGVFSRLASDLARAFEAPIALITVMDGERRFWEAQCGLPAASLTSPESARDLSICSQASFSESSLVIPDVAEDERFSQDCFLKDNGIRFYAGAPLKAHDDTIIGSICVLDTRPRQLSEHQKKTLVFIANAVMTAIELHADSIPDESEVDEA, encoded by the coding sequence TTGATCGCCGCAATTTTTTGGACACTTCTCTGGGGCTTACCTGGGCTATTGCTTTCGACTCCTCTTACCGTTTGTCTTGTTGTTATGGGGCGGCAGGTTCCTCAGCTGCAATTTCTCGATGTGCTGTTCGGTGAGGAGCGAATCCCTCCCCCTTCGGAGCGCTTTTATCAGCGAATACTCTCATCAAATACACACGAGGCAAAGGCACTCCTGGACCATGTTTTGACGACAACGCCAAGAGCTGAAGTTTACGACATAGTCATTATCCCGGCGCTCACTATGATCGAGGAAGCTCGATATGCTGAAGAAATCACAGCGACACGTGCAGAGGAGATGCTTCAGGAAATTGAAGAGCTCGTGGAAAATGTCTATAACCTCTCTCAAACCCTCGCCTCCCCATCCCGCGTAACCGAAAAAACCGTAGTGTGTATACCGGCAAGAGATTTAGCGGATGAGGTAGCGTGTCAACTCGCGTTGCAAGTCCTGGAAGATACAGCTTCAGCAACGGTGATGTCAGCCGACTACAACACATCTGACGTTCAACAAACACTGGCTGAACTTGAATCTAATGTTGTCTGCGTCATTGGTGTACCTCCCCGTGCAGTACGGCACCTGAGGATGCGATGCCACCAAATCCGCTTACGCTTCCTCCGAGCTGTGGTTGTAGCTTGCGTGTTAAGCAGCGACGATGTTCTGTCTAATCTTAGAAGCCGCATCCCGACTGAAGACGCGCAACACGTTGTGTCTTCATTGCAATTGCTGAATGAATACCTCTCTTCCTTGTTGTACCCTTCCGAAGCTCAAATCGAAACGGAAGGCCCAGTTGACGCCGTACTGGGTGAGACTGTTCAAGAAATGGAGCGAATAGATTTATTTGACGGACCAGAGGAGGGAGTTTTTAGCCGTCTTGCATCAGATTTGGCCAGAGCGTTCGAAGCCCCAATTGCACTCATAACAGTCATGGACGGTGAACGAAGATTTTGGGAGGCGCAGTGTGGATTGCCCGCGGCCTCACTGACTTCCCCGGAATCGGCTCGTGACCTGTCAATCTGCAGTCAGGCATCTTTTTCGGAATCAAGCTTGGTGATTCCTGACGTTGCGGAAGATGAGCGCTTTTCTCAAGATTGCTTCCTCAAGGACAACGGCATTCGCTTCTATGCTGGCGCCCCACTGAAAGCCCACGACGACACGATTATCGGTTCTATATGCGTGCTCGACACTCGGCCAAGGCAATTGTCGGAACATCAAAAGAAAACATTGGTGTTCATAGCGAATGCAGTGATGACAGCCATCGAGCTTCATGCGGACTCAATCCCGGACGAATCCGAAGTGGACGAAGCCTAA
- a CDS encoding AI-2E family transporter, with product MPGLVGEKRETLKGTDSQLITGILIMAVLYFAREVFVPLALAGLLAFLLAPAATRLERWKLKKAPAALLVILLCVIGLGALGWAVLGQVYSLAVELPQYQQNVTDKVGALHLNSAGRLSSTVGMLTSISKQIASGGAVSPVPILPVAPKQRTANRSNTPISSSTPTGPLTVRIEEPDESVMSMASRTVVPLIHPLTTIFSQLSRY from the coding sequence ATGCCTGGTCTGGTCGGCGAAAAGCGCGAAACGTTGAAAGGCACAGATAGTCAGCTCATAACAGGCATTCTCATTATGGCTGTCCTGTACTTCGCGCGAGAGGTGTTCGTACCCCTAGCGTTGGCTGGTCTCCTTGCTTTTCTGTTGGCACCGGCGGCTACAAGGCTTGAGCGATGGAAACTAAAGAAGGCGCCAGCAGCTCTCTTGGTGATCTTATTGTGTGTGATTGGACTAGGCGCGTTGGGTTGGGCGGTTCTCGGCCAGGTGTACAGTCTTGCGGTGGAACTTCCGCAGTATCAACAGAACGTCACTGACAAGGTTGGAGCCCTTCATCTCAATTCCGCTGGTAGGTTGAGCAGCACGGTTGGAATGTTGACCAGTATTAGCAAGCAGATCGCAAGCGGGGGGGCGGTATCACCGGTACCGATTCTTCCCGTGGCTCCAAAGCAGAGGACAGCTAATCGATCAAACACTCCAATTTCCTCCTCAACGCCAACCGGCCCTCTCACTGTCCGAATCGAAGAGCCGGACGAGTCAGTAATGAGCATGGCAAGCCGAACTGTTGTTCCCCTCATCCACCCTCTGACAACAATCTTCAGTCAGCTCTCGCGATATTGA
- a CDS encoding xanthine dehydrogenase family protein molybdopterin-binding subunit → MTQDTETAPKAAKQLDHRYEGMAKVTGKAKYAAEFSEPFSKSDLTYAYIVQSTIPSGTIVSIDRAAADRAPGVISILTPFNAPKLNPGQPQPPARRNLSLLQNADVNYNGQPVALVVARSLNEAKAAATMLKIKYSPKASRVNFMENLGEARWPKNPGKEPAGNHRGDLQAAFTKSSVIVENTYVTPIQHHNPMEPHATIAWWDGEKLNVYDATQYISGVRMSLAKTLNIPIDYVRVVNPVVGGGFGSKGSMWSHVPLCAIAAKVTGKPVKLVLDREQMFGPVGGRPSTVNKIKLGASADGKLLAMQQDVVMNASVMEDFVEHSEGPTKNLYMSEANSVTAKVVEVNLGVSTFMRAPGEAPGTAVLEIAMDELAEKLKMDPVQLRLVNYADKDPSHDRPWSSKHLRECYEQASERFGWSKRSAKPGAIIEGNALIGYGMATATYPANRSSAQAVVRMLPGGRMFVGSGTQDLGTGTYTIMAQQAAAGLGIDPKLVEVKLGDSTLPKAPVSGGSQSSASVLPAIQDATTQLKLKLADLAISDSGSPLHGLKTLDIDAKDGSLFNKNNPSQTDSLSDLIARNGGKLVEATGSAEPSESRDAMTSNSWGAVFAEVAVDKDTHMVKVRRVVATYDIGTLLNDKTGLNQLMGGITWGVSFALCEEAHIDPVSGRVLNNSLAEYHVPVNADIETLDVTVLNIPDVKFNPIGSRGIGEIGITGSAAAVANAIYNATGKRIRKYPITPDKIMTA, encoded by the coding sequence ATGACGCAGGATACGGAAACGGCACCAAAAGCAGCCAAGCAACTCGATCACCGTTATGAAGGAATGGCCAAGGTAACAGGGAAGGCAAAGTACGCGGCTGAGTTTTCTGAGCCATTTTCTAAGTCTGACCTCACGTATGCGTACATCGTTCAGTCGACCATTCCAAGTGGCACGATTGTATCGATCGACCGCGCTGCAGCGGATCGAGCTCCCGGAGTGATCTCGATTCTGACACCATTCAACGCGCCGAAGCTGAATCCAGGGCAGCCGCAACCACCCGCGAGAAGGAATCTGAGTCTACTGCAGAACGCCGATGTGAACTACAACGGGCAGCCAGTGGCCCTGGTCGTCGCGCGATCGCTGAACGAGGCGAAGGCGGCAGCAACGATGCTGAAGATCAAATATTCACCAAAAGCTTCACGGGTGAATTTCATGGAAAATTTGGGTGAGGCGAGGTGGCCGAAGAACCCCGGCAAGGAGCCCGCAGGCAATCATCGCGGAGACTTGCAGGCGGCATTCACTAAATCCTCAGTCATTGTAGAGAACACGTATGTCACGCCAATTCAGCACCACAATCCTATGGAACCACATGCGACGATTGCGTGGTGGGATGGTGAGAAGCTCAATGTCTATGACGCGACGCAGTACATCTCTGGTGTTCGCATGTCCTTGGCAAAGACGCTGAATATCCCTATCGACTACGTGCGTGTAGTCAATCCGGTTGTGGGCGGAGGGTTTGGATCAAAGGGATCCATGTGGTCACACGTGCCGCTCTGTGCCATTGCGGCGAAGGTGACCGGCAAGCCGGTGAAACTGGTTCTTGATCGCGAGCAGATGTTTGGACCAGTAGGCGGACGTCCCTCCACGGTAAATAAGATCAAACTCGGAGCGAGCGCCGATGGGAAGTTGCTGGCCATGCAGCAGGATGTAGTGATGAATGCGTCAGTGATGGAAGACTTTGTTGAACACTCCGAAGGCCCAACGAAGAACCTCTACATGAGCGAAGCAAACTCGGTCACGGCGAAGGTTGTGGAGGTAAATCTCGGAGTTTCGACCTTCATGCGTGCGCCGGGCGAGGCACCTGGAACGGCGGTGCTTGAGATCGCCATGGATGAGTTGGCAGAGAAGCTAAAAATGGACCCGGTGCAGCTGCGGCTAGTGAACTATGCGGACAAAGATCCAAGCCATGATCGGCCTTGGTCTAGCAAGCATCTGCGCGAATGCTATGAGCAAGCGTCAGAGCGGTTCGGATGGTCGAAAAGAAGTGCAAAGCCGGGTGCGATAATCGAAGGCAATGCACTGATTGGATATGGCATGGCTACGGCGACATACCCAGCGAATCGCAGTTCTGCGCAGGCGGTTGTGCGGATGCTTCCCGGCGGGAGGATGTTTGTAGGATCGGGGACTCAGGATCTCGGGACCGGAACCTACACAATCATGGCCCAGCAAGCTGCGGCTGGTCTCGGAATTGACCCTAAATTGGTTGAGGTGAAGCTTGGGGACTCCACGCTCCCAAAAGCGCCTGTATCGGGAGGGTCGCAGTCTTCGGCTTCAGTACTCCCGGCGATTCAGGACGCGACGACTCAGTTGAAGCTAAAGCTGGCGGACTTAGCTATCTCTGACTCTGGGTCTCCATTACATGGACTTAAGACTCTAGACATCGACGCTAAAGATGGCAGCCTCTTCAATAAGAACAATCCGTCGCAGACAGACAGCCTCTCTGACCTGATTGCTCGAAACGGCGGAAAGCTCGTTGAAGCGACAGGTTCTGCCGAGCCCTCAGAGTCGAGGGACGCTATGACTTCAAACTCGTGGGGTGCGGTATTCGCTGAAGTCGCTGTTGACAAAGACACTCATATGGTCAAAGTGCGAAGAGTTGTCGCAACGTACGACATCGGGACGCTGCTCAATGACAAGACAGGTCTGAATCAACTCATGGGCGGTATCACCTGGGGCGTTTCTTTTGCCCTCTGTGAAGAGGCCCATATCGACCCGGTCTCCGGACGCGTGCTGAACAATTCACTAGCCGAGTACCACGTTCCAGTGAACGCTGATATTGAGACTCTGGACGTAACTGTATTGAACATTCCGGATGTCAAATTCAACCCAATAGGATCACGCGGTATTGGAGAGATAGGGATCACTGGATCTGCTGCCGCCGTCGCGAATGCTATTTACAACGCCACCGGCAAAAGGATTAGAAAATACCCGATTACGCCAGACAAGATTATGACGGCTTAG
- a CDS encoding FAD binding domain-containing protein yields MNAFSYERPVAPDKAIRSGSARGAKFLAGGTNLVDLMKYGVESPTTLVDINQLELAQVINTADGGVAIGALVRNSDLADHTLIKSQYSLLSQALLSGASPQLRNMATTGGNLLQRTRCYYFTDVTFPACNKRVPGSGCAAIKGYNRIHAILGQTDKGSTSGESCIATHPSDMCVAMAALDGKVEVEGPKGGRTIPFAEFHRLAGTTPWVETALRSDELIVGVTLPPSKFSKNAYYLKARDRNSYAFALISVAAGLEMDGDHIRSAGLALGGVALKPWRKVEAEKVMVGKPARAETFMLAADILLQGAKGYEHNTFKIELAKQGVVRALTLASQGTSEGVQA; encoded by the coding sequence ATGAACGCCTTCAGTTATGAAAGACCAGTAGCACCGGATAAAGCTATTCGCTCAGGGTCTGCACGTGGGGCGAAGTTTCTGGCGGGTGGGACGAACCTTGTCGATCTGATGAAGTACGGAGTCGAGTCTCCGACTACCCTTGTGGATATCAACCAACTGGAACTGGCCCAAGTGATCAATACTGCCGACGGTGGCGTAGCAATAGGTGCGCTGGTAAGAAACTCCGATTTGGCTGATCATACTTTGATCAAGAGTCAGTATTCGTTGCTCTCACAGGCGCTTCTCAGTGGCGCCTCTCCTCAACTGCGCAATATGGCGACGACGGGAGGCAACCTGCTGCAGCGGACTCGCTGCTATTACTTTACCGATGTCACTTTCCCTGCGTGCAACAAGCGTGTGCCGGGATCTGGTTGTGCAGCGATTAAAGGCTACAACCGCATTCACGCAATTCTCGGCCAGACCGACAAGGGCTCGACCAGCGGAGAGAGCTGCATCGCGACCCATCCCTCCGACATGTGCGTCGCGATGGCAGCGCTGGATGGGAAGGTGGAGGTTGAGGGGCCAAAAGGAGGACGCACAATTCCATTTGCCGAATTTCACAGACTCGCGGGGACGACCCCTTGGGTAGAAACGGCACTACGTTCAGATGAGTTGATTGTTGGCGTGACACTTCCACCATCTAAATTCTCGAAGAATGCTTACTATTTGAAGGCTCGTGACCGAAACAGCTACGCCTTTGCTCTGATCTCCGTCGCTGCCGGGCTTGAGATGGATGGCGATCATATCCGATCCGCAGGCCTCGCACTTGGCGGAGTTGCATTGAAACCTTGGCGGAAAGTCGAGGCGGAAAAGGTGATGGTAGGCAAACCTGCGAGAGCGGAGACGTTCATGCTGGCTGCGGACATTCTGCTCCAAGGGGCGAAGGGCTACGAGCACAATACCTTCAAGATCGAACTAGCGAAGCAGGGTGTGGTGCGAGCACTAACACTTGCCTCTCAGGGCACCAGCGAGGGAGTACAGGCATGA
- a CDS encoding 2Fe-2S iron-sulfur cluster-binding protein — MKDLLGTNPDREECELEEQELEKNGLQFELTRRRFMQTAGLLSAAAAVGSPGIAIADNAAVQPITLKVNGKSHTLSLDSRTSLLDALREQMDLTGTKKGCDHGQCGACTVLINRRRVNSCLTLAFAAQGSEIVTIEGLAKVSGPKDVSDLHPMQAAFLEHDGYQCGYCTPGQICSAVAAVEEQRRGALSIVSLHAGKTDRPEMTDDEIRERMSGNICRCGAYPNIVAAVRAVSRGVSS, encoded by the coding sequence ATGAAAGATTTACTCGGTACAAATCCTGACCGCGAAGAGTGCGAGTTGGAAGAGCAGGAGCTTGAGAAGAACGGCCTTCAATTTGAACTCACACGTAGACGGTTCATGCAGACGGCTGGACTACTTTCAGCGGCAGCAGCAGTCGGCTCGCCGGGTATCGCAATTGCGGATAACGCGGCGGTTCAGCCGATTACCTTGAAAGTCAACGGCAAATCTCACACACTCTCTCTTGACAGTCGTACTTCGTTACTCGATGCCCTTCGGGAGCAAATGGATCTAACAGGTACTAAGAAGGGTTGCGACCATGGGCAATGCGGAGCTTGCACAGTTCTGATCAATCGACGTCGAGTGAATTCGTGCCTAACGCTAGCGTTTGCGGCCCAAGGTTCTGAAATAGTCACGATCGAGGGGCTGGCAAAAGTGTCCGGGCCGAAGGACGTCAGTGATTTGCATCCGATGCAGGCGGCTTTCCTCGAACATGATGGTTATCAATGTGGGTACTGCACACCGGGCCAGATTTGCTCGGCGGTAGCTGCTGTGGAAGAGCAACGTCGTGGCGCTTTATCGATCGTGAGTCTTCATGCCGGCAAGACCGATCGTCCGGAGATGACAGACGATGAAATTCGCGAGCGAATGAGCGGCAATATCTGTCGGTGCGGGGCCTATCCAAACATCGTAGCTGCAGTTCGGGCAGTGTCGAGAGGGGTGTCGTCATGA